The genome window tatgttgtctttgtagcatattcaactgaatatgggttgaaaatgatttgcaaatcattgtattttgtttatttttacatcttacacaatttcccaactcatatggaaacagggttttgtATATCAAAGCTATGCATTATCTTTGCAAAAGCATGATTTGATACAAATCTATTGAACAGGTGTAAATAACAGCTTTCCTGCAGGTAATGGATGCTAGCTGGTGCAGCTGTGAAAAGTGTAGAACCGTGCTGGACAATGAGCTGTCAACCCGTGGCAGTTAGCTCATTGGCTAGCACTACTCAAATAACTACATAATTAGTGGTCGCTACTCTAAGCCTGTTGTCTGTAGGGCTGGGCTGAGCATGACGACGGTTGTTTACATGCATTCAATAATTACTTACATACGCAAAACAGAAATTTCCCAAAACTTGAATGGTTTGCTCTGCTTCCTCAAAGACTTACCAATGCCCAGAAAagaatgcaatatttttgtgcagctttaatacaaaataaatgtgaaaatcccTCAAATTGTGCACATGCAACACAAAACATACATGATAATTATCGATGTGGTCAGAATACAATTGCGCCAGAATGGCGTTCCATCCATTTAGTCCGTattgtccgaatgcagctgagataggctccagcacctccccgcgactccaaaagggacaagcggtagaaaatggatggatggatgtcctcgAGTGTTCCATCCAAGAGGATGAGATCTTCCAGAATCTTAATTTAGGATCCTTCAAGATGCTTTAGGCACGTCAAACATGCAGAGGCTCTTATATTTCTGCAGCAACTGGTTCTTGGTGTGGACCTGCTCCCTCAGCGTTTCCAGCTGCTGCTGCTGGTCCACGGGACTGCTCTCGATGCCGGGCATAGTGGTGATCTGGTCCCGGGCCTGTTGTATTTTTGCCTTCAGCTTGTTCAACTCCTGGTGCACATCCTGGCTCTCATCCTGACTCTCCTTATCCATGCTTAAAACAGAAAGAACAGATTGTAATCCTTTTTTGTTCAtcttctagtgcagtgtttttcaaccttttttcagccaaagcacattttttttcattgaaaaaatgcagaggcacaccaccatcagaaatcattaaaaaattaaactcagcagccgatatttacagtaaaaagtgaCTTTAAACcagaaccaaccatgcatcaatatacaggtaaaagccagtaaattagaatattttgaaaaacttgatttatttcagtaattgcattcaaaaggtgtaacttgtacattatatttattcattgcacacagactgatgcattcaaatgtttatttcatttaattttgatgatttgaagtggcaacaaatgaaaatccaaaattccgtgtgtcacaaaattagaatattacttaaggctaatacaaaaaagggatttttagaaatgttggccaactgaaaagtatgaaaatgaaaaatatgagcatgtacaatactcaatacttggttggagctccttttgcctcaattactgcgttaatgcggcgtggcatggagtcgatgagtttctggcactgctcaggtgttatgagagcccaggttgctctgatagtggccttcaactcttctgcgtttttgggtctggcattctgcatcttccttttcacaataccccacagattttctatggggctaaggtcaggggagttggcgggccaatttagaacagaaataccatggtccgtaaaccaggcacgggtagattttgcgctgtgtgcaggcgccaagtcctgttggaacttgaaatctccatctc of Nerophis lumbriciformis linkage group LG22, RoL_Nlum_v2.1, whole genome shotgun sequence contains these proteins:
- the med9 gene encoding mediator of RNA polymerase II transcription subunit 9, whose amino-acid sequence is MAAPQPKQEKEGEDCSLLPLVHDIIKCMDKESQDESQDVHQELNKLKAKIQQARDQITTMPGIESSPVDQQQQLETLREQVHTKNQLLQKYKSLCMFDVPKAS